In the Leptospiraceae bacterium genome, one interval contains:
- a CDS encoding IS3 family transposase, with protein sequence MSARLEAKREIIRKYLAPEFGIVKSCKALEISISSFYYQSDAKIKRKQEDKQLIEKIEAYLDLMPQSGYRSVTYFLRNDMKINHKRVYRIMHENLLKCSPKRAYHHATTDSKHNLKKYPNLLKDKSINHARVIVGDVTFFDVQGKNHYLASLMDMENREVIGRAVSDKLNSELVRSAFESALMNRGSLEGYIHHTDSDRRYCSHEYIELLNNSKIQISMCLGNAYENAHAESFNKTIKYQEINISCYADKIEAAKSIFQFIDRYNSIRPHSALGGLSPLQFKNKQKI encoded by the coding sequence ATATCTGCAAGACTGGAAGCAAAAAGAGAAATTATCAGGAAGTATCTCGCACCAGAATTTGGAATTGTAAAAAGCTGTAAAGCTTTGGAGATCAGTATCTCTTCCTTTTATTACCAATCGGATGCAAAGATTAAAAGAAAACAGGAGGATAAGCAACTAATAGAAAAGATTGAAGCATATCTGGATTTAATGCCTCAATCAGGTTACAGGTCTGTCACTTATTTTCTGAGAAATGATATGAAAATCAATCATAAGCGAGTTTACAGGATCATGCATGAAAACCTTTTAAAATGCAGTCCGAAGAGGGCTTATCATCATGCGACCACGGATTCAAAACATAACCTGAAAAAATATCCAAATCTTCTTAAGGACAAGTCAATTAATCATGCACGAGTAATAGTTGGTGATGTTACTTTTTTTGATGTTCAGGGGAAAAATCATTATCTGGCATCACTAATGGATATGGAAAACAGAGAGGTCATCGGACGAGCTGTTTCTGATAAACTTAATAGTGAACTTGTCAGGTCTGCATTTGAGTCGGCTCTCATGAACAGAGGAAGTCTCGAAGGTTACATTCATCATACTGATTCTGATAGAAGATATTGTTCGCATGAATATATAGAACTTCTGAACAATTCCAAAATACAAATTTCAATGTGTCTTGGTAATGCATATGAAAATGCACACGCAGAATCTTTTAATAAAACTATCAAGTATCAAGAGATAAATATCTCCTGTTATGCTGATAAAATTGAAGCAGCCAAAAGTATTTTTCAATTTATTGATCGGTACAATTCAATCAGACCTCATTCAGCTTTAGGAGGACTATCTCCTCTGCAATTTAAAAATAAACAAAAAATATGA
- the mtnP gene encoding S-methyl-5'-thioadenosine phosphorylase: protein MKEKVKAAIIGGTGLYGLDGMEIIEEIHPDTPWGKPSDKITIGKYKGKLVAFLPRHGKGHFISPTEIPNQANICALKNIGVEEIVAFSSVGSLREEIKPLDFVLPDQIIDRTKGNRPSTFFGNGIVAHASFGDPFSKNLSDRIEACGKNLGITIHTKKTVVCMEGPLFSTRAESNMYRMLGGDIINMSVLPEAKLAREAEIAYQMVCMSTDYDSWKEHEEPVTTEFIIGNLTKNGENAKKLVSCLIEFIGNGDDLSLVGSTKFSILTSPEKRNKAQLEKIHALLPNCV, encoded by the coding sequence ATGAAAGAAAAAGTAAAAGCTGCAATCATTGGTGGAACAGGGCTTTATGGATTAGATGGTATGGAGATTATAGAAGAGATACATCCCGACACTCCTTGGGGCAAGCCCTCAGATAAAATCACAATAGGTAAATACAAAGGGAAGTTAGTCGCATTTCTCCCAAGACACGGTAAAGGGCATTTTATATCACCGACCGAAATTCCAAATCAAGCGAATATATGTGCATTGAAAAATATCGGTGTAGAAGAAATTGTAGCATTTAGTTCAGTTGGAAGTCTTAGAGAAGAAATCAAACCTCTTGATTTTGTTTTACCAGATCAAATAATTGATAGAACCAAAGGAAATCGTCCTTCTACATTTTTTGGAAATGGGATAGTAGCTCATGCAAGTTTTGGAGATCCGTTTTCTAAAAACCTATCTGATCGAATTGAAGCCTGTGGAAAAAATCTAGGAATAACAATCCACACGAAAAAGACTGTAGTTTGTATGGAAGGGCCTTTGTTTTCAACTAGAGCCGAGTCCAACATGTATAGAATGCTTGGTGGAGACATCATCAACATGAGTGTATTACCGGAAGCAAAACTTGCTCGTGAAGCTGAAATTGCCTATCAGATGGTTTGCATGTCAACCGACTATGATTCTTGGAAAGAGCACGAAGAGCCTGTTACAACTGAATTTATAATTGGAAACCTTACTAAGAATGGAGAGAATGCAAAAAAGTTAGTATCCTGTCTAATTGAGTTTATTGGAAATGGAGATGATTTAAGTCTTGTTGGTTCGACTAAATTTTCTATACTAACTTCTCCTGAAAAAAGAAACAAAGCACAATTAGAAAAAATTCATGCGCTATTACCAAACTGTGTTTAA
- a CDS encoding SpoIIE family protein phosphatase, translating into MTTIRLKLFSTFLIIGISAVLVMGVFTYQAVSDLFLEKFLRNKLRIATSVAKIIDPAKHKEFKTPETIQNQDYTYYQSVMKAFLAESYIAYIFSVNFDPVSQNFYYAVDGISAKEDSVWFESNEFAFLTYLDSTGKIVIEYDSIVYSSDFEIAIEDYVFKVSINDLNKSVQVNNKTLFTFTEKKPIQMMCNGNTFEKDHTGCKGFIIYNLKELRYQVFLNLKNFPLSVPGQKVVSNQEFMKLYKGAIHSKTDYIETKFRKSNYGTFMSAIAIIRDSNSQPIGFVEVDVSQKELRAFQNLIYIVSLKAGILILIVMGIGAHFLAKMITTPIQELKRGIKSISEGNLLYRVKFKGKDEFSTLARNFNWMSRRLNVSQRETLRLNEELQQFNSQLEKRIKERTEDLEIEKMIVDKAMNELQKRNAIIEQDLDRARKIQKSLLPQKTPTLENYKIYSFYQPMDKVGGDLYGFLEFHNGDLGIFIADVSGHGIASAFIASIVKQEFDSIAPLISSPAEILTYLNQNICKKFFGNFLTMFYLILKKDGKIICANGGHAYPFIYSPLKNKLIEVEVKGKLLGAFPETVWHDHEFSLENKDRLILLTDGVIETGKKELFGEERLKKLIIENHHLSGNLFIKKIMHSVNEFNEFLSLKDDITIVLLERNG; encoded by the coding sequence ATGACAACAATACGTTTAAAATTATTTTCTACTTTTTTGATAATTGGTATTTCTGCCGTACTCGTTATGGGAGTCTTCACGTACCAAGCAGTCAGTGATTTATTTCTAGAAAAATTTTTACGCAACAAATTACGGATAGCTACCTCAGTCGCAAAAATTATTGATCCCGCAAAACATAAAGAATTCAAGACTCCAGAAACAATTCAGAATCAAGACTACACATACTACCAAAGCGTAATGAAAGCCTTTCTTGCAGAAAGTTATATTGCTTATATTTTTAGCGTAAATTTTGATCCGGTAAGTCAAAATTTTTATTATGCAGTAGATGGAATTTCTGCAAAAGAAGATTCAGTATGGTTTGAATCTAACGAATTTGCATTCCTAACGTATTTAGATTCTACAGGCAAGATTGTAATTGAATACGATTCAATAGTTTACTCTTCAGATTTTGAAATTGCAATTGAGGATTATGTTTTCAAAGTTTCTATAAACGATTTAAATAAATCTGTACAAGTCAACAACAAAACTCTGTTTACTTTTACAGAAAAAAAACCAATCCAGATGATGTGCAATGGAAATACTTTTGAAAAAGACCACACCGGTTGCAAAGGATTTATTATTTATAATTTGAAAGAATTAAGATATCAAGTATTCTTAAATTTGAAAAATTTTCCTCTTTCTGTTCCCGGACAAAAAGTTGTGTCCAATCAGGAATTTATGAAACTCTACAAAGGCGCAATTCATTCTAAAACTGATTACATTGAAACAAAATTCAGGAAAAGTAATTACGGAACTTTTATGTCGGCAATAGCTATTATCAGAGATTCCAATTCGCAACCGATAGGATTTGTAGAAGTTGATGTTTCGCAAAAAGAGTTAAGAGCTTTTCAAAACTTAATCTATATAGTTTCTTTGAAAGCAGGAATTTTAATTCTTATCGTGATGGGGATTGGAGCGCATTTTTTAGCAAAGATGATAACAACTCCAATTCAGGAATTGAAGCGAGGAATAAAATCTATATCCGAGGGAAATTTATTGTACCGGGTAAAATTCAAAGGGAAGGATGAGTTTTCTACTCTCGCAAGAAATTTTAATTGGATGAGTAGAAGGTTAAACGTATCCCAAAGAGAAACCTTGCGTTTGAATGAAGAGCTTCAACAATTTAATTCTCAATTAGAAAAAAGAATCAAAGAAAGAACGGAAGATTTAGAAATCGAAAAAATGATTGTTGATAAAGCAATGAACGAACTTCAAAAAAGAAATGCAATCATCGAACAAGACCTGGATAGAGCGAGAAAAATCCAAAAATCTCTTCTACCTCAAAAAACCCCTACCTTAGAAAACTATAAAATATATTCTTTTTATCAACCCATGGATAAGGTTGGAGGGGATCTTTATGGATTTTTAGAATTTCACAATGGAGATCTGGGAATTTTTATTGCAGATGTTTCAGGTCATGGAATTGCGTCGGCATTTATTGCATCTATAGTAAAGCAAGAGTTTGATTCTATTGCTCCTCTGATTTCTTCGCCGGCAGAAATACTAACGTATTTGAATCAAAATATTTGTAAAAAGTTTTTTGGAAATTTTCTTACGATGTTTTATCTAATATTAAAAAAAGACGGAAAAATTATTTGTGCCAATGGAGGACATGCCTACCCGTTTATTTATTCTCCTTTGAAAAATAAGTTAATCGAAGTGGAAGTGAAGGGAAAATTACTAGGAGCTTTTCCTGAAACTGTTTGGCATGACCACGAGTTTAGTTTAGAAAATAAAGACAGGTTGATACTTCTTACCGATGGCGTAATAGAAACAGGTAAAAAAGAATTATTTGGAGAAGAAAGGTTAAAAAAACTGATTATTGAAAATCACCACCTTAGTGGTAATTTATTTATAAAAAAAATTATGCACTCTGTAAACGAATTCAATGAATTTTTAAGTTTAAAAGATGACATAACAATAGTGCTATTGGAAAGAAATGGCTGA
- a CDS encoding class I SAM-dependent methyltransferase, with protein MKSISCNTCGSNEFEFLFEKGSSLKETFRVVKCTNCKLVQVNPQPDFSEVSKYYSDEYFTKRTDRGYDNYYSEKIRKEISRVFELNLKDLKFFEWEKKLPDTRSSIDVGCAAGYFVDYLKQKGWNSKGIEVAKAPAEYGKKSLELNIEICDFLEWDKTHKEKFDLITLWASIEHLHKPRETLEKIFLHLKPKSRVIISTCRYGLLAKLFGKNWRYMNVPEHLYYYSMGGLIKLAESLGLKLISKVSYGSGMTNKPNSGFLFKTNKFFADRIVKLFNQGDMMALSFEKSEGRGFEL; from the coding sequence ATGAAATCTATTTCTTGCAATACTTGTGGCTCTAATGAATTTGAGTTTTTATTTGAAAAAGGGAGCTCTTTAAAGGAAACCTTTCGTGTTGTAAAGTGCACAAATTGTAAACTTGTTCAAGTCAACCCCCAACCGGATTTTTCTGAAGTTTCAAAATACTACTCAGATGAATATTTTACAAAAAGAACCGATAGAGGTTACGACAATTATTATTCTGAAAAAATCAGAAAAGAAATTTCGAGGGTGTTTGAATTAAACTTAAAAGATTTAAAATTTTTTGAATGGGAGAAAAAATTACCCGATACGAGATCTTCAATCGACGTAGGGTGTGCTGCCGGCTATTTTGTGGACTACTTAAAACAAAAAGGTTGGAACTCCAAGGGAATAGAAGTCGCTAAGGCTCCCGCAGAATATGGAAAAAAATCACTTGAACTAAATATCGAGATTTGTGATTTTTTAGAGTGGGACAAAACTCACAAAGAAAAATTTGATCTAATCACACTTTGGGCTTCAATAGAACATTTACACAAACCAAGAGAAACTTTAGAAAAAATTTTTCTTCACCTAAAACCAAAATCTAGGGTGATTATCTCAACTTGCAGATATGGATTATTAGCAAAACTTTTTGGTAAAAATTGGAGGTATATGAATGTACCTGAACATTTGTATTATTATTCAATGGGCGGTCTTATAAAATTAGCAGAAAGTTTAGGGTTAAAATTAATTTCAAAAGTTTCTTACGGTAGTGGGATGACCAACAAACCGAATTCGGGATTTCTTTTTAAAACAAATAAATTTTTTGCAGACAGAATTGTGAAGCTATTTAACCAAGGCGACATGATGGCTCTCAGTTTTGAGAAATCGGAAGGTAGAGGTTTTGAGCTTTAG
- a CDS encoding alpha/beta fold hydrolase: MAEPNLFFRKYGDSGQEIIILHGLFGSSKNWVSIAKELSITNRVYTPDLRNHGDSFHSKTHNLRDMADDILRLMEINSIQNPILIGHSMGGLVTIIFSLLYPKKILLPIVVDIAPKNYPLDYKNEFACLKMDVSGYTSRELIDRDMEKIYTDSFIRQFLQMNLEKIDTGYKWKLNVETLENSRDAFKLNLDENIIYPNKALFILGEVSEYVKKDESSIIKKFFSNAEISIIKGAGHYLHYTHQKEFIQIVKNFISDYPK, from the coding sequence ATGGCTGAACCAAATCTTTTTTTTAGAAAGTATGGAGACTCAGGTCAAGAGATTATTATTTTACACGGTCTTTTCGGCTCGTCAAAAAATTGGGTGAGTATTGCAAAAGAGTTAAGTATCACAAATCGTGTTTACACTCCTGACCTTCGCAACCATGGGGATTCTTTTCATTCTAAAACACATAATTTACGAGACATGGCAGATGATATTTTACGTCTAATGGAAATAAACTCTATCCAAAATCCTATTCTAATCGGTCATTCTATGGGTGGACTTGTTACAATTATTTTTTCACTTCTTTATCCTAAAAAAATTCTTCTTCCGATCGTGGTAGATATTGCTCCAAAAAATTATCCTTTAGATTATAAAAATGAATTTGCTTGTTTAAAAATGGACGTTAGTGGATATACCTCAAGAGAGTTGATCGACAGAGATATGGAGAAAATTTATACAGATTCTTTTATTCGACAATTTTTGCAGATGAATTTAGAAAAAATAGATACTGGCTATAAATGGAAACTGAATGTAGAGACACTCGAAAACTCAAGGGATGCCTTTAAGCTCAATTTAGATGAAAATATCATATATCCCAATAAGGCTCTTTTTATACTCGGGGAAGTTAGTGAATATGTAAAAAAAGATGAATCTTCTATAATAAAAAAATTTTTTTCAAATGCAGAAATTTCTATTATAAAAGGTGCAGGTCACTATTTGCATTATACCCACCAAAAAGAGTTTATTCAAATAGTAAAAAACTTTATTTCGGATTATCCAAAATGA
- a CDS encoding virulence RhuM family protein: MPTLLVAKKKKSNKEFLPIIKRNVLPEKNNSDILIYQSDDGQIKIQVRLENETVWLTQAGMVELFQSSKANISEHIKHIFEEGELNENSVIRNFRTTATDGKNYEVNHYNLDVIISVGYRVKSLRGTQFRMWATERLREYLIKGFTMNDDLLKQGGGYFEELLNRIRDIRSSEKVFYRKVLEIYATSIDYDPRASFTQQFFQTVQNKLHWAAHGHTAAEIIYQRANAKLPFMGLTDFKGKKPTKQEIAVAKNYLSEEELAVLNRLVSAYLDIAEINAMQHKPMYMIDWIEVLDGIINVVGLWWNNRQAIFNAHDYGLRVIFKDSVLSIINLKTKILRRPCRAN, from the coding sequence ATGCCGACTTTGCTTGTAGCAAAGAAGAAAAAGAGTAACAAGGAATTTTTACCAATCATAAAAAGAAACGTGCTGCCGGAAAAAAACAATAGCGATATACTGATCTACCAATCCGATGACGGACAAATAAAAATCCAGGTGCGTTTGGAAAACGAAACCGTTTGGCTGACGCAGGCGGGTATGGTGGAATTGTTTCAATCATCAAAAGCCAATATCAGCGAACATATAAAACATATTTTTGAAGAAGGCGAGCTGAATGAAAATTCAGTTATTCGGAATTTCCGAACAACTGCTACCGATGGTAAAAATTATGAAGTAAATCACTACAATCTTGATGTAATCATCTCGGTGGGTTATCGGGTAAAATCGCTTCGCGGTACGCAATTTCGTATGTGGGCAACAGAGCGTTTGCGGGAGTATCTGATCAAAGGTTTCACCATGAATGATGATTTACTGAAACAAGGTGGAGGATATTTTGAAGAGCTGCTCAACCGGATTCGGGACATTCGTTCTTCCGAAAAAGTATTTTACAGGAAAGTATTAGAAATCTATGCAACCAGTATAGACTATGACCCGAGGGCAAGTTTTACCCAACAATTTTTCCAAACCGTTCAAAACAAATTGCATTGGGCAGCCCACGGACATACAGCTGCCGAAATAATTTATCAACGTGCCAATGCAAAGTTACCCTTTATGGGATTAACGGATTTCAAAGGCAAAAAACCCACCAAGCAAGAAATAGCCGTTGCCAAAAATTATCTTTCAGAAGAAGAACTGGCAGTTTTGAATCGTTTAGTTTCAGCTTATTTGGATATTGCAGAAATCAATGCTATGCAACACAAACCGATGTATATGATAGATTGGATTGAAGTATTGGACGGCATTATTAATGTAGTTGGGTTATGGTGGAACAATCGTCAAGCAATTTTTAACGCCCACGATTACGGATTAAGAGTGATTTTTAAAGATTCTGTTTTGTCTATCATTAATCTGAAAACAAAAATACTCCGCCGTCCGTGTCGGGCGAATTGA
- a CDS encoding transposase, producing the protein MIRRNNYGKEFKEKIVMEILSGQSSVSQIAQREKVNPQTIRNWRNEIDTGKFEQNNQTEFALRKRVAELEGALANLALDNHILKKAQKYLQDWKQKEKLSGSISHQNLEL; encoded by the coding sequence ATGATAAGAAGAAATAACTATGGCAAAGAATTTAAGGAAAAAATAGTAATGGAAATTTTGTCCGGGCAGAGTTCCGTTTCGCAAATAGCTCAAAGGGAAAAGGTAAATCCTCAAACAATCCGAAATTGGAGAAATGAGATAGATACAGGAAAGTTTGAACAAAATAATCAAACCGAATTTGCTTTAAGGAAACGAGTCGCAGAATTGGAAGGTGCACTTGCCAACCTTGCGTTAGATAATCACATTTTAAAAAAAGCCCAAAAATATCTGCAAGACTGGAAGCAAAAAGAGAAATTATCAGGAAGTATCTCGCACCAGAATTTGGAATTGTAA
- a CDS encoding site-specific DNA-methyltransferase — translation MELEKIYNENCLITMKNMSDNYVDFVITSPPYDDIRNYNGYQFEFEKIAKELFRIIKQGGVIIWVVADATIDGSETGTSFKQALYFKEIGFRLHDTMIYYKNNPMPQTGNRYHQHFEYMFAFSKGSPKTFNPITESTKYRGLANMKNRGKNGTLDYEKVERTKEKKVGNVFFYSIGGGISTKDKIAYNHPAIFSERLVADQINTWTNENDLVYDPFMGSGTTAKIAHLLKRKWIGSEISKEYVEISEKRLKEHTMNNLFIERTGKICIRMDVGCSKS, via the coding sequence ATGGAACTTGAAAAAATATATAACGAAAATTGTTTGATTACAATGAAAAATATGTCAGACAACTATGTTGACTTTGTAATCACATCACCACCTTATGACGATATAAGAAATTATAATGGCTATCAATTTGAATTTGAAAAAATAGCAAAAGAATTATTTCGTATTATTAAACAAGGAGGAGTTATTATTTGGGTTGTAGCTGATGCAACAATTGATGGAAGTGAAACAGGAACTTCTTTTAAACAGGCATTATATTTTAAAGAAATAGGGTTTAGATTACATGATACCATGATATATTATAAAAATAATCCAATGCCTCAAACAGGGAATAGGTATCATCAACATTTTGAGTATATGTTTGCTTTTTCAAAAGGAAGTCCAAAAACATTTAATCCAATAACAGAATCTACTAAATATCGAGGACTTGCGAACATGAAAAATAGAGGAAAAAATGGTACTCTTGATTATGAAAAAGTTGAAAGAACAAAAGAAAAGAAAGTAGGTAATGTGTTTTTTTATTCAATTGGCGGTGGAATTTCAACAAAAGATAAGATTGCATATAACCATCCTGCTATTTTCTCAGAAAGACTTGTTGCAGACCAAATTAATACATGGACTAACGAAAACGACCTAGTTTATGACCCTTTTATGGGAAGTGGTACTACTGCAAAAATTGCACATTTATTAAAACGAAAGTGGATTGGTTCTGAAATCTCAAAAGAATACGTTGAAATTTCAGAAAAAAGATTAAAGGAACATACAATGAATAATTTATTTATTGAAAGGACAGGGAAAATTTGCATCAGAATGGATGTTGGTTGCTCAAAAAGTTGA
- a CDS encoding GDP-mannose 4,6-dehydratase → MNCLITGANGFVGKYLVSELKNTFQKIYRSGLENTIEADPDLIPIDIRNEKSVNSLIQSIQPDVIFHLAAQASVPISIENPQETLEINVKGTLNILSSMKNLNKTTKLIYISSADVYGKQEEKSYPLNETILPNPVNPYSASKLSAEIFCRQFALQYENLQIIIARPFNHIGVGQREIFVVPSFITQVLEAKKTKKEIIVGNLSSKRDFLDVRDVVRAYSILAERGQSGEIYNICSGEDISIREILDKIIQITNANIEIAVDPARFRKADTPRLFGTSEKLQKLGWAKKFDIEQSLKDIIESYH, encoded by the coding sequence ATGAATTGTCTTATAACCGGTGCCAATGGATTTGTAGGAAAATATTTAGTTTCAGAGCTAAAAAATACTTTTCAAAAAATCTATCGATCAGGGCTTGAAAATACGATTGAAGCAGATCCGGATTTAATTCCAATAGATATTAGAAACGAGAAGTCTGTAAATTCTCTGATACAATCCATTCAGCCGGACGTAATTTTTCATCTTGCAGCCCAAGCCTCAGTACCAATTTCTATAGAAAACCCGCAAGAAACTTTAGAAATCAACGTAAAGGGTACGCTAAATATTTTATCCTCTATGAAAAATTTAAACAAAACAACGAAACTTATATATATATCCAGTGCAGATGTTTACGGAAAACAAGAAGAGAAATCCTATCCCTTGAATGAAACAATTCTTCCCAATCCTGTAAACCCATATTCGGCGAGTAAACTTTCAGCAGAAATTTTTTGCAGACAATTTGCTTTGCAATACGAAAATTTACAAATTATAATCGCAAGACCTTTCAATCATATTGGTGTAGGTCAAAGAGAAATTTTTGTAGTCCCGAGTTTTATAACACAAGTACTGGAGGCTAAGAAAACGAAAAAAGAAATTATTGTCGGGAATCTTTCTTCTAAAAGAGACTTTTTGGACGTTAGGGATGTTGTTCGAGCCTATTCGATTTTAGCGGAACGTGGGCAAAGTGGTGAAATTTATAATATTTGCTCTGGAGAAGATATTTCAATTCGAGAAATTCTTGATAAAATCATTCAGATTACAAACGCAAATATAGAAATTGCTGTTGATCCGGCAAGATTCAGAAAGGCAGACACACCAAGACTTTTCGGAACCTCGGAAAAATTGCAAAAATTAGGCTGGGCAAAAAAATTTGATATAGAGCAATCTTTAAAAGATATTATAGAAAGCTATCATTAG